Below is a genomic region from Methanosphaera sp. ISO3-F5.
CTGGTATGTCTTCTAGTGAGTTTGCTGTTCCTATGAAGAATACGTCTGATAGGTCGTATGGTACTTCCAGGTAGTGGTCACTGAATGAATCGTTTTGTTCTGGGTCTAGTACTTCTAGTAATGCGCTTGTTGGGTTTCCGTTGATGGATGCTGTCATTTTGTCTATTTCGTCTAGTACGAATACTGGGTTTGTTTTTCCTGCTTTTTTCATTCCGTTGATGATTCTTCCGGGTAGTGCTCCCAGGTATGTTCTGCGGTGTCCTCTTATTTCGGATTCGTCTTTTATTCCTCCGAGGCTTGCTCTTATGTATGGTCTGTCTAGTGCTTCTGCTATGCTTCTTCCGAGGCTGGTTTTTCCTGTTCCTGGTGGTCCTACTAGTAGTAGTATTGATCCTTGTTTTTCTTCTTTCATTTTTAGGACTGTGAGGTGTTGTATGATTCTTTCTTTTACTTTTTTGAGTCCGTAATGGTCTTTATCTAGTTGTTCTTTGGCTTTTGTGATGTCTATTTCTACTCCTTTTTCTTTGTGCCATGGTAGGCTTAGTATGGTGTCAAGGTAGTTTCGTATTATGTTTTCTTCGGAGTTGTTTTGTCCTTGTCTTTCTAGTTTATGTAGTTCTTCTAGTGCTACTTTTTCTACTTCTTCGGGTAGTTGTGCTTCTTTTATTTTTTCTCTGTATGTTTTATGTCCTTCTGTTTCGTCGGTTAGGTTTAGTTCTTCTTGTATCATCTTCATTTGTTCTCTGAGTAGTGATTGTTTGTGTGTTTCGCTCATTTTTTTGTTCAGTTTCTTTGCTATGTCCATTTGTAGTAGCATTGCATCTTTTTGTTCTATGAGTAGTTGTACGATTTTTAGTGCTCTTAGTTTTGCTGATTCCATTTCGAGTAGTTCTTGTTTTCTTGATATTGGTACTCTGATGTATGGGAATACTTCTGCTACTTTTTCTTGTGTGTCTAGTTTTCCGATTATTTGTTGGGCGTATATTTCTGAGTTTGGTATCAGGTTGCTTATTGTTAGTACGGCGTCGTTTATGTTTTTGTTTATTTCTATGGATTCTTGTTCTGTTATGTTGCTTTCTTCGGGTATTTTATAGTATACTCCGTGGAATGTTCCGTTTGCTTCTCTTATTTCTGTGACGAATACTTTGTCTTTTACTTTTAGTTCTATCTGGTATTGGTCTGGTTCTTCTTGTAGGTTTTTTAGTTGTAGTATTACTCCTATGTCATAAAATTCTATGCCTTCTGAGTCTGGTTGTGGTATTCCTTTTGGTGTTAGTATGATTCCTTCATGGTTTTCGTTTACTGTTTGTAGCATGTTTTCTGTGTGTGCCTTGTCTAGTTGTATTGTCATGTCTGTGTGTGGTAGGAGTATTGTGTTTGGGATTATGAGTATTGGTAGTTCGTTTTCTGTTGTTGTGGTTTTGTGGGTTGTTGTTTCTTGGATGTCTGTTATTATTTGGTTGTTTTTTCTTAGTGTTTGGGTGAAGGATAGGTTATCTTCATTTTGGGTCAACGTTTCACATCCTATTGTTTTTTATTATTTTTTTTATCTTTTGTGTGGTTAGTTTGTTTGATTTTGTTTTATAAAATCTTTATTTTTCGTTTATGTTTTTCTTAATGTGTGTTATATTATTTGTTGTATAATGATTATATACTTTATCTAAATATTATTACCAAATGTAATTAAAATATTTTCTGCCCTCAACAACACAAAAAACACACTCCATAAAAAATAATAATAAAAAACCTACAAAAATAATAGATAACCATACAAAAAGGAGAAAAAAATAAAATGAAAGTATCACTGACAAAAGGAGCATCAGAAGGACCAACCAAACTCAACGCATTCGACAACGCACTACTCGAAGCAAAAATAGGAAACGTAAACCTAATACCAGTATCAAGCATGCTACCACCAAACACACAACTAGTAGAAATGCCACCACTAGAACCAGGACTAATGACAAACTGCGTACTTTCACACCAATACTCAGAAAACCCAGGAGACGAAATAGCAGCAGTAATCGCATACTGCCAGGCAGAAGAAATGGGCTGCGTAATAGAAACAACAGGAATCAACAAAACAATCAAAGAACTAAAAGAAGAAGCAAAATTCATGGCAGAATACATGATGGAAAAAAGACAACTAACAATAACCGACTACAAAGAAATAATACAAACACACACAGTACAAGAAAAAGCAAGCGTAGTAGCAGCACTAGTATACCACAACCCAAAAAGACACTAAAAAAAATAATAAAAAAATAAGAGACATACTCTTTATTCAAGAATACCTAATTTAATCTCCCTTATTCAACTAATTCCTTAAGAACTTCAATAAATCTCACATTTTTCGGATGAGTTTCAATACTTATACGAATATAATATTCATCCAAATCCTGGAAACTAGTACAATCACGCACAATAATACCATATTCCATTAATTTCTCAGCAAGCTCTGCAGCAGTATAACCACTCTTATGAAGATCAATAAGCAAATAATTTGACTTAGACCTGTAAATATGCAGATTATCTATAGCATTAACACTATCATACAAGAACTCACGCTCAACAATTCCCTTACGAGTAGATTCCCTAATAAACTCTTTATCCTCTAAAGTAGCAATAACAGCCTTCTGTGACGGAACAGTCAAACTAAAAACAGGCTTTATACGGTTCATCTTCTCTAAAAACTCAGGATTACTTAAACCATAACCAATACGTAACCCTGCAAGACCCATAACCTTGGAAAAAGTACGAATAATAAACACATTATCATACTCATCTAAAAGATTCACATTATTAGTTTCACTAAACTCCCAGTAAGCCTCATCAACAACAACCAAAGCATCAGTCGCCTCAATAACTCTGATAATATCTTCTTGAGGAATTAATCCACCTGTAGGGTTATTTGGAGTACAAAGGAAAATAGCCTTAGTTCTGTCACTAATTTTTTCTAACACACTTTCAACATCTAAACAGTTATCCTCAACATTCCACTTTGCATAAACAGGCTTAGCAAACTGCTGCTTAAAAATATACTCATAATAAGTGTAAGTAGGAGGATGTGTGATAAACTCATCACCAGGCTCAATAAGCGTCTTAGCAAGAACATCAAAAATCTCATCAGCACCATCACCACCAACAATAACCTGATCAGCTCTTACACCAGCATACTCAGCAATCTTCTCCTTCAAATACTCATGATTACTCTCAGGATACCTGTTCATTTCACCAATAGAATCACGTATAGCATCATAAACACCAGGTGCAGGACCCCAAGGGTTCTCATTAGAACCAAGCTTTATAATATCCTCCTCGGCAACACCATACTTTTCAGCAATTTCCTTCTTACTCCTACCAGGAACATAGGTTTTAAATTCATCAATCAAAGCTCTAGTCTTAACCATAATAATCTACTCTTCAAAATCAAATGCTAATTTCACATATTCCTCAGCATTATCCATAATTCCTTCTATTTCTTCTTCACTTAATTCTCTAACTGCTTTTGCAGGACTGCCAATAATGAGAGAACCTTCTGGAAATTCCTTGTTCTCAGTAACCAGTGCACCTGCACCAACAAGTGAATTCTTACTGATGTGAGCACCATTCAATACAATAGCACCCATTCCTATAATAACGTTATCATCAATAGTACAACCATGTACAATAGCACCATGTCCAACAGAAACATTTTCGCCAATTTTAACAGGTTTTCCTTCACTAACATGTACAACACAATTGTCCTGAACATTGGACCTTTCTCCAATACTGATAGGAGCTTCATCTCCACGGACTACTGCATTATACCATATGCTCACATGGTCACCCAATGTTACATCTCCAACAATTCGGGCACCATCATAAATTCTTGTTTTATCAGACATTAGTATCACTTTACTTTAATTTATTTTAATTTTATTTATTTTTTTGATTATATTTTAAGGTATTAAAAAGACAATATTTATGTTTTTCCTACAAAACTGAGGGATTACCAATTTTCAAATAAAAAGTATTGTTTTTTACAATACCTATGATAGTTATTGTTTTTTACAATAACTTTTGATTCAATTATTTTTTCCTGAATTTTATAATAATTTCACCGTCATCATTTTCAGTCCATATTACATAATCTTCATCTTTTAAATCGTATTTTTTCAAGTATTTTCTGGGGATTAATGTTTTATCATCGTATATTCTGGTTTCTATCATGGTTATTGTTTTATGTTTGTGTTATGATAATTTTTGTCATTTATGATATTATTTTGTTAATAATTTCCTGTACTTTATTATTATTTAAAAATTATTTGTATATCCGATTACAAATATTATTTTATCAATAATAATAAATAGATTCTATGTGATTATATGAATATACAGCCTACTTATTCTTCATTGGATTATCCGGGGA
It encodes:
- the hisC gene encoding histidinol-phosphate transaminase — encoded protein: MVKTRALIDEFKTYVPGRSKKEIAEKYGVAEEDIIKLGSNENPWGPAPGVYDAIRDSIGEMNRYPESNHEYLKEKIAEYAGVRADQVIVGGDGADEIFDVLAKTLIEPGDEFITHPPTYTYYEYIFKQQFAKPVYAKWNVEDNCLDVESVLEKISDRTKAIFLCTPNNPTGGLIPQEDIIRVIEATDALVVVDEAYWEFSETNNVNLLDEYDNVFIIRTFSKVMGLAGLRIGYGLSNPEFLEKMNRIKPVFSLTVPSQKAVIATLEDKEFIRESTRKGIVEREFLYDSVNAIDNLHIYRSKSNYLLIDLHKSGYTAAELAEKLMEYGIIVRDCTSFQDLDEYYIRISIETHPKNVRFIEVLKELVE
- a CDS encoding gamma carbonic anhydrase family protein; the encoded protein is MSDKTRIYDGARIVGDVTLGDHVSIWYNAVVRGDEAPISIGERSNVQDNCVVHVSEGKPVKIGENVSVGHGAIVHGCTIDDNVIIGMGAIVLNGAHISKNSLVGAGALVTENKEFPEGSLIIGSPAKAVRELSEEEIEGIMDNAEEYVKLAFDFEE
- a CDS encoding pyruvoyl-dependent arginine decarboxylase; the protein is MKVSLTKGASEGPTKLNAFDNALLEAKIGNVNLIPVSSMLPPNTQLVEMPPLEPGLMTNCVLSHQYSENPGDEIAAVIAYCQAEEMGCVIETTGINKTIKELKEEAKFMAEYMMEKRQLTITDYKEIIQTHTVQEKASVVAALVYHNPKRH
- the lon gene encoding endopeptidase La is translated as MTQNEDNLSFTQTLRKNNQIITDIQETTTHKTTTTENELPILIIPNTILLPHTDMTIQLDKAHTENMLQTVNENHEGIILTPKGIPQPDSEGIEFYDIGVILQLKNLQEEPDQYQIELKVKDKVFVTEIREANGTFHGVYYKIPEESNITEQESIEINKNINDAVLTISNLIPNSEIYAQQIIGKLDTQEKVAEVFPYIRVPISRKQELLEMESAKLRALKIVQLLIEQKDAMLLQMDIAKKLNKKMSETHKQSLLREQMKMIQEELNLTDETEGHKTYREKIKEAQLPEEVEKVALEELHKLERQGQNNSEENIIRNYLDTILSLPWHKEKGVEIDITKAKEQLDKDHYGLKKVKERIIQHLTVLKMKEEKQGSILLLVGPPGTGKTSLGRSIAEALDRPYIRASLGGIKDESEIRGHRRTYLGALPGRIINGMKKAGKTNPVFVLDEIDKMTASINGNPTSALLEVLDPEQNDSFSDHYLEVPYDLSDVFFIGTANSLEDIPGPLRDRLEIIKLDSYTKVEKEHIAEEHLIDEVLEDHGLTRDQLTITPETITVLIEKYTREAGVRNLKRQIEAIARHTTEKIIVDQVETPYTVTPDMLYDILGHEKAHYELVPDKNPAGVVTGLAWTPVGGDILYIEAALTPGEGKLKLTGKLGDVMKESAQIAQSLIRSRFSNILKESDYDKHDIHIHVPEGAIPKDGPSAGITMTTTLASLITGIPVDSKIAMTGEISLTGRVLPVGGIKEKVIAAHRSGIKKILLPKRNMKDLDDVPEEVKNELTFKPMNTIEEVLTEALNINLPHAESLNIDVTSIQQ